Below is a window of Helicobacter colisuis DNA.
CTCATAGCCATCTGCTTAGTAGTCTCAAAATATTGCTCCCAACAAGCATTAATATCGCGCTTTGCATATTCGCGAATAAACTCAGGATTATCAAATCCCCAATTCCCTAAAAAATGCACCGCTCCAATACGATAATCTAAAGGCAAACTCAAGATTCTCTCATCTAAAAGATGAGGCAAAAAGTCAATCTCCAAAGCCATTTTAATAGAAATTTGCGGAGCATATTTTGCTCTTAATTCTTCTATTTGTTGCAGATAAAAAGGTAATTCTGCAAAATCCATACGATATTGCTTATCAAACTCCATAGGATTATGACAAGAAAAACCAAAAATATCTATTTTTTCTTTTATGGCTTTTTGAATATACTCTTCCATAGTGCCACTAGCATGCTTACAAAGACTAGTATGATTATGCAAATCCACTCGCATTTATTCCATCCTTTTTTCCATTTCTTTGGTAATATGAAGACTTAAAATATGCTTATCAAACACCGCAACAAAAAACATTGCATCAAAAATTTTAATATCAAGCACAAATCCTTCAACTTTCACTTCTCGCTTTTTAGTGTCTTCTTGCAAACATTGTGCTTTAAAGAGCACTTCATTTCCAAGCTCAATGGGAGCTAAAAACTTCATCTCCACTCCAATAATGATAGCATTGGGATTATTCACTGCCAATAAGGCGCTATAAGCAGCGCTAGAATAAAGATTGCCTGTATGCACCAGCCCACTTTTATCTAAAATCATTTTGCTAGTTGTCTCTAACATAACACTTGCTTGTCTATTTTTTAGCTCTTTAATTGCACCATTGTTTGAATCAATATTCTGGCAAACTTTTTGAACAACCGATTCTTGATTGGCTTTATTCAAAAAGTCTTCATCCTCATTTATAAATTCATCTTCCACTTATAACACCTTATCCAAAACTTAAACCAAAATTATAACACAACAAAAAACAT
It encodes the following:
- a CDS encoding histidinol-phosphatase, coding for MRVDLHNHTSLCKHASGTMEEYIQKAIKEKIDIFGFSCHNPMEFDKQYRMDFAELPFYLQQIEELRAKYAPQISIKMALEIDFLPHLLDERILSLPLDYRIGAVHFLGNWGFDNPEFIREYAKRDINACWEQYFETTKQMAMSGKFDIVAHMDLLKIFNYRPTKDLRKTIESTLKAIKKANMAVEINAAGLRKEVKEQYPSREILEMCYGLDIPIVFSSDAHAIEQVGFAREALETLAREVGYTKCAIYTARDRELVEF